The Gammaproteobacteria bacterium genome segment TATAAGCCGTTCGTGTAATTGTAAGTAATTAGGAGAGAAGAAAGATGGCACGAGTAAAACGCGGCGTACAAGCACGCGCCAAACACAAAAAAGTTATTGCCAAGGCCAAGGGTTATAGTGGCCGCCGCAAAAATGTCTATCGTGTTGCCGTACAAGCGGTAACCAAAGCCGGTCAATATGCCTATCGTGACCGGCGTCAGCGCAAGCGTCAGTTCCGCGCATTGTGGATTGCCCGTATCAATGCGGCAGCTCGCGAGTGTGGATTGTCGTACAGCCGATTTATTAATGGTCTGAAAAACGCCGAGATTGAAGTTGATCGCAAGATGCTGGCTGATATCGCGGTGTATGATATGAAGGCCTTTGCTGAATTGGCGGAAAAAGCCAAAGCAAATCTCGAGGCTTAATAACGGTTTTACTGTCTGCCCCATGCAGGGGCAGACAGGTTATTGAGCACTGAGCATAAGCTGAGCAAATAAAAGGGAAAGGCCAACACCTTTCCCTTTTTTTGTCTTTACGGAAATATTTACGAACAAATTTTAAATCTGCCTTCTTGTGGTTCGGCAAACGCTGTCGCAGAAAGGTAAGGTGACAATAGATTGGGGAAAACCGTGCAGCAGGAATTGGATAAGCTTGTTAAAGAGGCGCAACACGCTGTCGATGCCGCAAATGACCTGACAGAGCTGGATAAGGTCCGGGTTCAGTACCTGGGTAAAAAAGGCGAGCTGACAATACAGATGCAAAACCTCGGCAAGCTCCCGGCCGAGGAACGGCGTGATGCTGGCAAGGTGATCAATGATGCAAAGCAGGCTGTGCAGGCCACGATTGAACAGCGTCGTTCTACCATGCAGGTCGACTTGCTGAACAGCAAGCTATCCTCCGAGGCGATTGATGTCAGCCTGCCGGGACGTGGTCAGCAGAATGGTGGCTTACACCCGGTGACGCGTACGCTACAACGTATTGAGGAGCTGTTTACGCAGCTGGGTTTTGAAATCGCAGAAGGTCCTGAGATCGAGGATGATTACCACAACTTCGAGGCGCTGAATATTCCCGAGTCACATCCCGCGCGCGCCATGCACGATACCTTTTATGTAGACGAGCATACCGTGTTACGCACACACACTTCGCCGGTGCAAGTGCGGGTGATGGCAGCGCGCAAACCGCCGCTACGCATTATCGCCCCGGGTCGTGTGTATCGCTGTGACTCCGATTTAACGCACACCCCAATGTTTCATCAGATTGAAGGCCTGCTGGTGGATGACAGCGCCACCTTTGCCGACCTGAAAGGCATCATTGATGAATTTCTGCGACAGTTTTTTGAAAAGGATTTGCCGGTACGTTTTCGTCCCTCCTATTTTCCTTTTACGGAGCCGTCCGCCGAAGTGGATATTCAATGCGTGATGTGTGGCGGCGATGGTTGTCGTGTGTGTAGTCACACCGGCTGGCTGGAAGTGCTGGGTTGCGGCATGGTGCATCCCAAGGTGCTGGAGCACGTTAACATCGATCCCGAAGCCTTTACCGGATTTGCATTTGGTATGGGCATTGAGCGCCTGGCGATGCTGCGTTACGGCGTCAACGATTTGCGTTTGTTTTTTGAAAATGATTTACGTTTTTTGCGACAGTTTCGCTAAGCCTAAGCCGTAAAAAACAAGTAAACATTGAGAAAAGAATGGTGAACAAAAAATGAAGTTTAGTGAACACTGGTTACGTGAATGGGTAAACCCTGATATCTCCACCGACGCCCTGGCCGAGGTGCTGACGATGGCGGGTCTGGAAGTCGAATCCATTGAGCCCGTTGCGAGCGAGTTTACACATGTCGTCGTTGGACAGGTGATAAGTATCGGGCCACATCCTGATGCCGAAAAACTACAGGTCTGTCAGGTAAATGCAGGAGGTGGTGAGCTGCTGCAGATTGTGTGTGGCGCAGCAAATGTCGCGGTGGATATGAAAGTGCCCGTCGCCATGGTGGGTGCGGTTTTGCCCGGCGGCATGAAAATCAAAAAGGCGAAGCTGCGGGGTGTGCCATCGCATGGGATGCTGTGTTCCGCCAAAGAGCTGGGCATGGCAGAGCAGGCGGATGGCCTGATGCCATTGTCGGCGGATGCACCTATCGGCAAGAATCTTCGGGAGTATTTTTGGCTGGATGATCAATCCATTGAGCTGGGGCTAACGCCCAATCGAGGCGACTGTCTTGGCATTGCCGGTGTTGCGCGCGAGGTGGGTGCGCTGTGCAAGACCGAGGTGATACAAAATGATGGCAGCGTGGTGGCGCCAGGTTCGGACCGACAAGTGTCCGTCACGGTCGATGCCGCGGAGGATTGTCCTCGGTATGTGTGCCAGGTGATTGAGAATGTGGACGCCCAGGCAGAGACCCCCATGTGGATACAGGAGGCGCTGCGCCGCAGTGGTTTGCGGAGTCTGGGTCCGGTGGTTGATATCACCAATTTTGTCCTGCTGGAACTCGGGCAGCCTATGCATGCCTTCGATCTTGAAGGCTTGAGTGGCGGCATCTGTGTGCGCCATGCTCGGCAGGGTGAGTCATTGACCCTATTGGATGGACAGACGCTGTCGCTGGATGCCGGCACGCTGGTGATCGCCGATGCGGCGGCACCGCTGGCGCTGGCCGGTATTATGGGCGGATCCGCATCGGCCGTATCAGACTCGACGCGCAGTATTGTCCTCGAGAGCGCCTTTTTTAGTCCGCTCAGCATCGCTGGCCGTGCGCGTCGCTATGGTCTGCACACGGATTCTTCACACCGTTTTGAACGCGGTGTTGACCCGCAATTGCAGCGACGTGCGCTTAATCGTGCCACCGATCTGCTCATCAAGGCAGTTGGCGGCGTGGCCGGCCCCGTTGTGGAGGTTGCCAGCGAGGCCAGCCTGCCGCAACGACAGGCAATCCTGCTACGTAGCGCCCGCATCCAACGGGTTCTGGGGCATGCCGTTCCACCGGCCGAGGTGGAGGATATCCTGCAACGCCTGGGGATGGACGTCACCGCGGAGGATGAGAATTGGCGGGTTGTGGCGCCCAGTTTTCGCTTTGATATCGACATCGAAGAGGACTTGATCGAGGAGATCGCACGCGTCTACGGCTACAGCAACTTGCCGGCCACCTTGCCACGTGCCGGGGCACAGATTCTGCCGTGTTCGGAGAGGCGGGTCGCGCTATCCCTGTTGCGACAAATCCTGGTTGCGCGCGGCTATCAGGAGGCCATCACCTACAGTTTCATCGATCCTGTCATGCAAAAAATGTTCGATCCCGAGGCGGTGGCCATTCCCCTCACCAACCCCATTTCGGCGGACATGTCGGTGATGCGTACCAGTCACTGGCCGAGCCTGGTGCAGGCGGCGGTGCATAACCTGAATCGCCAACAGGAAACGGTCAGATTTTTCGAGTCAGGACTCAAGTTTATAAAACAAGATAATGAATATAAACAGGAAAAATATTTATCTGGCCTGATAACCGGTCGCCATATTCCTGAACAGTGGGGCGAAAAATCACGCCCTGTCGATTTTTTTGACCTGAAAGGCGATGTTGAAGCACTGCTCGCAACCCTGGCCGACACGGCGCAATACACCTTCACGGCACAGCCGCTGCCGGCCTTGCACCCCGGTCAGTCCGCTGTGATCTATGATGAACAGGGTGAAAAGATAGGTTGTCTGGGGGCCTTGCACCCCCAGATCGAGGATCAGCTGGGTCTGTCGCAACGCGTGTTCGTGTTCGAACTTGCAATAAAATGCTTCGAAAATGCAGAAGTTCCACAGTTTGCGCCGTTATCCAAATATCCATCCATCCGCCGCGACCTTGCGGTGGTCATGGATGAAAAAAT includes the following:
- the pheT gene encoding phenylalanine--tRNA ligase subunit beta — translated: MKFSEHWLREWVNPDISTDALAEVLTMAGLEVESIEPVASEFTHVVVGQVISIGPHPDAEKLQVCQVNAGGGELLQIVCGAANVAVDMKVPVAMVGAVLPGGMKIKKAKLRGVPSHGMLCSAKELGMAEQADGLMPLSADAPIGKNLREYFWLDDQSIELGLTPNRGDCLGIAGVAREVGALCKTEVIQNDGSVVAPGSDRQVSVTVDAAEDCPRYVCQVIENVDAQAETPMWIQEALRRSGLRSLGPVVDITNFVLLELGQPMHAFDLEGLSGGICVRHARQGESLTLLDGQTLSLDAGTLVIADAAAPLALAGIMGGSASAVSDSTRSIVLESAFFSPLSIAGRARRYGLHTDSSHRFERGVDPQLQRRALNRATDLLIKAVGGVAGPVVEVASEASLPQRQAILLRSARIQRVLGHAVPPAEVEDILQRLGMDVTAEDENWRVVAPSFRFDIDIEEDLIEEIARVYGYSNLPATLPRAGAQILPCSERRVALSLLRQILVARGYQEAITYSFIDPVMQKMFDPEAVAIPLTNPISADMSVMRTSHWPSLVQAAVHNLNRQQETVRFFESGLKFIKQDNEYKQEKYLSGLITGRHIPEQWGEKSRPVDFFDLKGDVEALLATLADTAQYTFTAQPLPALHPGQSAVIYDEQGEKIGCLGALHPQIEDQLGLSQRVFVFELAIKCFENAEVPQFAPLSKYPSIRRDLAVVMDEKITLNQLKEVVKNAATGLLDNLQLFDVYQGKGIDSGRKSVAFGLTFQERSRTLEEVDVEEAMAPILKALTEQLGATLRE
- the pheS gene encoding phenylalanine--tRNA ligase subunit alpha, producing the protein MQQELDKLVKEAQHAVDAANDLTELDKVRVQYLGKKGELTIQMQNLGKLPAEERRDAGKVINDAKQAVQATIEQRRSTMQVDLLNSKLSSEAIDVSLPGRGQQNGGLHPVTRTLQRIEELFTQLGFEIAEGPEIEDDYHNFEALNIPESHPARAMHDTFYVDEHTVLRTHTSPVQVRVMAARKPPLRIIAPGRVYRCDSDLTHTPMFHQIEGLLVDDSATFADLKGIIDEFLRQFFEKDLPVRFRPSYFPFTEPSAEVDIQCVMCGGDGCRVCSHTGWLEVLGCGMVHPKVLEHVNIDPEAFTGFAFGMGIERLAMLRYGVNDLRLFFENDLRFLRQFR
- the rplT gene encoding 50S ribosomal protein L20, which gives rise to MARVKRGVQARAKHKKVIAKAKGYSGRRKNVYRVAVQAVTKAGQYAYRDRRQRKRQFRALWIARINAAARECGLSYSRFINGLKNAEIEVDRKMLADIAVYDMKAFAELAEKAKANLEA